The following are from one region of the Segatella oris genome:
- a CDS encoding DUF1302 family protein, translating to MKLFMLLLVLILSVQAAAQIENTLPADSDTIGSECTPQETVEASDDNALQVQVKGFLDTYHAVRTEGRADWMASRTRARGELKLEKGAASLFLSLNATYNGILKERTGLELREAYLSYAKGNFDLRVGRQIVVWGVADALRVTDCVSPFDYTEFLAQDYDDIRMPVNGLRAKYTTGSVTLEAVCNPVADFFVLPTDERNPWAIRLPSATLPYTTDLESGKPEKKIKNMEFGGRASVNLSGIDFSVSALRTWNKLPALCPALSGDGRTLHINGQYRRMTMLGADCSLPVGQFVLRAEVAEYIGEAQGSGLGQNAVRRNTLNALAGVDWYPGNDWNISVQYYHKYTSGNLAALSVYRNAGLATARLSKELLHNTLKLSTFAYIDVANGGIFNRLSASYFLNDDIELTAGYDYFHANKGKFAMYGKNSEAWVKIKYSF from the coding sequence ATGAAACTATTTATGCTCTTGCTTGTGCTGATACTCTCGGTGCAGGCAGCGGCCCAAATCGAAAATACATTGCCGGCCGATAGCGATACCATCGGTTCGGAATGCACTCCGCAGGAAACGGTCGAAGCATCGGACGATAACGCCTTGCAGGTGCAGGTGAAAGGTTTTCTTGATACCTACCATGCCGTAAGGACGGAGGGACGTGCCGACTGGATGGCTTCGCGGACTCGGGCGCGGGGAGAACTCAAACTCGAGAAAGGGGCGGCTTCGCTCTTCCTATCCCTGAACGCCACCTACAACGGAATATTGAAAGAACGCACAGGACTGGAGTTGCGCGAGGCTTATCTCTCTTATGCAAAGGGCAACTTCGACCTGCGCGTCGGGCGGCAGATTGTCGTATGGGGCGTGGCGGATGCACTGCGCGTTACCGATTGTGTGTCGCCGTTCGATTATACTGAGTTTCTCGCACAAGACTACGACGACATTCGCATGCCCGTCAACGGATTGCGTGCAAAGTATACGACAGGTTCGGTCACCCTTGAAGCCGTGTGCAATCCTGTAGCAGACTTCTTCGTGTTGCCGACAGACGAGCGCAATCCGTGGGCAATACGCCTGCCATCTGCTACACTACCCTATACCACCGACTTGGAAAGCGGCAAGCCGGAGAAGAAAATCAAGAATATGGAGTTTGGCGGCCGGGCAAGCGTCAATCTCAGCGGAATAGACTTCTCCGTGAGTGCCTTGCGGACGTGGAACAAGCTGCCCGCCCTTTGCCCTGCCCTGTCGGGCGATGGAAGGACGCTCCACATCAACGGACAGTACCGCCGTATGACGATGTTGGGTGCCGACTGCTCATTGCCCGTCGGTCAGTTTGTCCTCCGCGCCGAAGTCGCCGAGTACATAGGCGAGGCACAAGGAAGCGGCTTGGGGCAGAATGCCGTGCGACGCAACACGCTCAACGCCCTTGCAGGGGTAGACTGGTATCCGGGTAACGACTGGAACATCAGCGTGCAGTATTATCATAAATACACATCGGGCAATCTCGCAGCACTCTCCGTCTATCGCAATGCCGGGCTTGCCACAGCAAGACTCTCGAAGGAATTGCTGCACAACACGCTGAAACTCTCCACTTTTGCCTACATCGACGTGGCAAACGGCGGCATCTTCAACCGCCTTTCCGCCTCCTATTTTCTCAACGACGATATAGAACTAACCGCCGGCTACGACTATTTCCATGCCAACAAAGGCAAGTTTGCCATGTATGGTAAGAACTCCGAAGCGTGGGTGAAGATAAAGTACAGTTTCTGA
- a CDS encoding outer membrane lipoprotein-sorting protein: MKTRHFTLLFIAILAVCSAQAAGQSGRDIMQKVRNRADGDTRSATIEMTLIQKSGHKRVRKLESWAMDIGNDMKKIMFFTYPGDVKGTGFLTWDYDNTAKVDDKWLYLPAMKKTRRISGKSSKTDYFMGSDFTYNDMSARSVDEEKHTLLREEMLGGQKCWVVESVPNDKDEIYTRRVTWVRQDCLMAVKAEYYDKLNKLHRRLTISNINKMQGFWTMHLMQMENVQTGHKTIIRMDNQKFNIKLSPNFFTVSQLEKGL, translated from the coding sequence ATGAAAACAAGACATTTTACATTGCTGTTCATCGCCATACTAGCGGTTTGTAGTGCACAAGCAGCAGGGCAGTCAGGCAGAGACATCATGCAGAAAGTAAGAAACCGTGCAGACGGCGACACACGTTCTGCCACCATCGAAATGACGCTCATTCAGAAGAGCGGTCATAAGCGTGTGAGGAAACTCGAATCGTGGGCAATGGACATAGGCAATGATATGAAGAAAATCATGTTCTTCACCTATCCCGGCGACGTGAAGGGTACGGGATTTCTCACTTGGGACTACGACAATACCGCCAAGGTGGACGATAAGTGGCTCTATCTTCCGGCAATGAAAAAGACGAGGCGCATCAGCGGGAAGTCATCAAAAACCGATTACTTCATGGGCAGCGACTTTACCTACAACGATATGAGCGCCCGCAGCGTGGACGAAGAGAAGCATACGCTTCTGCGCGAAGAAATGTTGGGCGGTCAAAAATGTTGGGTGGTAGAGTCGGTACCCAACGACAAGGATGAGATTTACACACGCCGCGTCACCTGGGTTCGGCAGGACTGCCTGATGGCGGTAAAGGCGGAATACTACGATAAGCTGAACAAGCTGCACCGTAGGCTCACGATTTCCAACATAAATAAAATGCAGGGCTTCTGGACGATGCACCTTATGCAGATGGAGAATGTACAGACGGGACACAAAACCATTATCCGTATGGACAATCAGAAGTTTAACATAAAGCTGTCGCCTAACTTTTTCACTGTTTCCCAACTGGAGAAAGGACTCTGA
- a CDS encoding efflux RND transporter permease subunit, translated as MKIVKINSKFKRLADWILSHRLVVGALFAIIIAFSFVGAKRIVMKTSFDDYFVSDDPMLLKTNEFKSIFGNDYYVAVLVKNKDIFSQRSLTLIRELSNELKDSLSYADKVTSLTDIEFTAGTEEGMTIEQIVPDEIPSDTDSLNVIRQKAYSKPYLAKKMLSHDGTMTWIMVKLRPFPEDSVWKKTSDIAPDMITGKEAGHIIGKAKYAELSPNATGMPYLGYEKFNYLKGELGRLFLFAFIISIVVMLIVTRSLRGVIAPLLTSLFGLLISFGIIGWTGIYIDMTTTMIAVILTFACSIAYNIHLYNFFKTQFVETGKRRESIKEAVSETGWGVLLSGLTTVAAMMTFLSMKIVPMQAIGINTSLCLLAVLLTCLLLTPILLSFGKDRKPVTDMSKSFEGYIGKRFELFGSFVMRNHRFIVASSVLLTIFCGIGLFFIEPAFDIEKTMGRKIPYVKKFLDLCETELGSIYAYDLMITLPNDNDAKKPENLQKLDRLAEIAGGYKLTKRHNSITDIVKDMNCTLNGNNQQFYRIPDNADMVAQLLLLYENAGGTESEYWMDYDYKRLRLQLEMKNYNSNEAEKEMNDLQMEARKLFPNAHISVVGSIPQFTVMQQYVERGQMWSMLLSVLVIGIILVLVFGNWKVGLVGMIPNIAPAIIVGGMMGWLGYPLDMMTASLIPMVLGIAVDDTIHFINHSHVAYDRCDDYAESINRTFRTEGLAIVMSTVVISATFTGFVFSDGTQMRNWGILAVAGMTSALLADLFLTPISFKYLRVFGNGKRLHE; from the coding sequence ATGAAAATCGTAAAAATCAATAGTAAATTCAAGCGGTTGGCAGACTGGATACTCAGCCACCGTCTTGTGGTCGGTGCGTTGTTCGCAATCATCATCGCTTTCTCGTTTGTGGGGGCGAAGCGCATCGTGATGAAAACCTCGTTCGACGACTATTTCGTGAGCGACGACCCGATGCTGCTCAAGACCAACGAGTTCAAGTCTATCTTCGGCAACGACTACTATGTGGCGGTGCTGGTGAAAAACAAAGATATCTTCTCTCAACGCAGCCTAACGCTCATTCGCGAGCTGAGCAACGAACTGAAAGACAGCCTGTCATATGCCGACAAAGTAACGTCGCTCACCGATATTGAGTTTACCGCAGGTACAGAGGAGGGTATGACCATAGAACAGATTGTTCCCGACGAAATTCCGTCAGATACCGATTCGCTGAATGTTATCCGGCAGAAAGCGTACAGCAAACCGTATTTGGCAAAGAAGATGTTGTCGCACGATGGCACGATGACATGGATTATGGTGAAATTGCGGCCGTTCCCCGAAGATAGCGTGTGGAAGAAGACAAGCGATATTGCACCCGACATGATTACGGGCAAAGAAGCTGGACACATTATTGGCAAGGCAAAATATGCCGAGCTGTCACCCAATGCCACAGGAATGCCCTATCTGGGCTATGAGAAATTCAATTATCTCAAAGGCGAATTGGGCAGACTGTTTCTTTTTGCCTTCATTATCTCCATCGTTGTGATGCTCATCGTAACCCGTTCGCTGCGTGGCGTTATTGCACCACTGCTCACGTCCTTGTTCGGATTGCTTATCAGTTTCGGCATCATCGGCTGGACAGGCATCTACATTGATATGACTACAACAATGATAGCTGTGATACTAACTTTTGCCTGCTCCATCGCCTATAATATCCACCTGTACAATTTCTTCAAGACGCAGTTTGTAGAAACAGGCAAACGCAGGGAATCTATCAAGGAAGCTGTAAGCGAAACAGGTTGGGGTGTGTTGCTGTCGGGACTTACCACCGTGGCTGCTATGATGACATTCTTGTCAATGAAGATAGTACCGATGCAAGCCATCGGCATCAACACCTCGCTCTGTCTGCTTGCCGTGCTGCTCACTTGCCTGCTGCTTACCCCCATTCTGTTGTCGTTTGGCAAGGATCGCAAGCCTGTCACCGATATGTCGAAAAGTTTTGAAGGATATATCGGCAAACGATTCGAACTGTTCGGCAGTTTCGTGATGCGCAACCATCGTTTCATTGTTGCATCGTCGGTTTTACTGACCATCTTCTGCGGTATCGGACTCTTCTTCATCGAACCAGCATTCGACATCGAAAAAACGATGGGGCGAAAGATTCCTTATGTCAAGAAATTCCTTGATCTCTGCGAAACCGAGCTCGGTTCGATATATGCCTACGACCTTATGATTACCTTGCCAAACGACAACGACGCCAAAAAGCCAGAGAATTTGCAGAAACTCGACCGACTGGCGGAGATTGCGGGTGGCTACAAACTAACGAAACGCCACAATTCCATCACCGACATCGTAAAGGACATGAACTGCACGCTCAACGGCAACAATCAGCAGTTCTACCGTATTCCCGACAATGCCGATATGGTGGCGCAGTTACTGTTGCTCTATGAGAATGCAGGTGGTACGGAGTCGGAATACTGGATGGACTACGACTACAAGCGTTTACGATTGCAGTTAGAAATGAAAAACTACAACTCCAACGAGGCAGAAAAGGAAATGAACGACTTGCAGATGGAGGCACGCAAGCTCTTTCCCAATGCACACATTTCTGTGGTAGGTAGCATACCGCAGTTCACCGTGATGCAGCAGTATGTGGAACGTGGGCAGATGTGGTCTATGCTGTTGTCGGTATTGGTCATCGGTATTATCCTCGTGCTTGTCTTCGGCAACTGGAAAGTAGGGCTTGTGGGTATGATACCGAACATTGCCCCTGCCATCATTGTGGGCGGTATGATGGGTTGGTTGGGCTATCCGCTCGATATGATGACTGCCTCGCTCATTCCGATGGTCTTGGGTATTGCCGTCGACGACACCATTCATTTCATCAACCACAGCCATGTAGCATACGACAGATGCGACGATTATGCAGAATCCATCAACCGAACCTTCCGCACAGAAGGACTTGCCATCGTGATGTCCACGGTCGTCATCTCAGCTACGTTTACAGGTTTCGTCTTCTCCGATGGCACACAGATGCGCAATTGGGGCATTCTGGCTGTTGCTGGTATGACGTCGGCACTGCTGGCAGACCTCTTTCTCACGCCCATTTCCTTTAAATATCTCCGAGTATTTGGGAATGGAAAAAGACTTCATGAGTAA
- a CDS encoding ABC transporter ATP-binding protein, which produces MIKYLQQRFALTEKGAKDLRKGIAFSTLMNLALMLPPTYLFFFLMEYIDSETPAEPHTLWFYVAVALLLAVLMFFIALRQYDSTYTTVYNESAQRRIGVAEKLRHLPLSFFGERNLSDLTSTVMEDCTMLEQTFSHAVPQLFASALSVVIIAIGMFSYNWQLALALFWVVPLAVATLLLSRRQLHKAFVQHYKVKRGVTEQIQEGLECMQEIRSYSGEQAYCHSFDKLLKGYERELVRGELVAGVFLNLAGMLLKLGMPTVILVGAWLLQQDKVSVFTYLAYLLASAMVYNPIIEVCNYLALLSFLDVRINRMKEIESMPTQEGSAAVQLDNYDIEFRNVSFAYETAKQVLHNVSFTARQGSVTALVGPSGGGKSTTAKLAARFWDINDGQILVGGNDISKIDPETLLKHYSIVFQDVLLFNASIADNIRIGKRNATDEEVHHAARLAQCDDFISRMPQGYDTVIGENGETLSGGERQRISIARALLKNAPIILLDEATASLDAENETKIQAGISELVRNKTVIIIAHRMRTVRNADHIVVLSGGTVSEQGTPDELLARNGEFARMIRLQQEKQ; this is translated from the coding sequence CGAAAGACTTGCGGAAAGGCATCGCCTTCTCTACACTGATGAACCTCGCATTGATGCTGCCACCCACCTATTTGTTCTTCTTCCTCATGGAGTACATCGACTCCGAAACTCCCGCCGAGCCTCACACGCTGTGGTTCTATGTGGCTGTGGCTTTGCTCTTGGCTGTGCTTATGTTCTTCATAGCCCTCCGACAGTACGACAGCACCTACACCACCGTTTACAACGAGAGTGCGCAACGCCGCATCGGAGTGGCAGAAAAGCTTCGCCACCTGCCCCTCTCTTTCTTCGGCGAACGCAACCTTTCCGACCTCACCTCTACCGTGATGGAAGACTGCACGATGCTCGAGCAAACCTTCTCGCACGCTGTTCCCCAGCTGTTTGCATCAGCTCTGAGCGTCGTCATCATCGCCATTGGTATGTTCTCCTACAACTGGCAGTTGGCTTTAGCCCTCTTTTGGGTCGTTCCGCTTGCCGTAGCCACACTGCTGCTGTCGCGCCGTCAGCTCCACAAAGCCTTCGTTCAGCACTATAAAGTGAAGCGCGGTGTAACCGAACAGATACAGGAAGGCTTGGAATGTATGCAGGAAATAAGGTCATACAGTGGCGAACAGGCATACTGCCACAGCTTCGACAAGCTGCTGAAGGGCTACGAACGCGAGCTTGTGCGCGGCGAACTCGTGGCAGGGGTCTTCCTCAACCTCGCCGGAATGTTGCTCAAGCTCGGTATGCCCACCGTTATATTGGTGGGAGCGTGGCTGTTACAGCAGGACAAAGTGTCGGTATTCACCTACTTGGCTTACCTCTTGGCATCGGCAATGGTCTACAATCCCATTATCGAAGTATGCAACTACCTTGCCCTTCTCTCCTTCCTCGACGTGCGCATCAACCGTATGAAGGAAATAGAAAGCATGCCCACGCAGGAGGGAAGTGCAGCTGTACAACTCGACAACTACGACATCGAGTTCCGCAACGTAAGTTTTGCCTACGAAACCGCGAAGCAAGTGCTGCACAATGTTTCCTTCACGGCACGCCAAGGCTCTGTTACCGCCCTCGTAGGACCGTCGGGTGGGGGCAAAAGTACTACTGCCAAGCTTGCCGCACGCTTTTGGGACATCAACGACGGACAAATTCTTGTGGGTGGAAACGACATCTCAAAGATTGACCCCGAAACGTTGCTGAAACACTATTCCATTGTTTTTCAGGACGTATTGCTGTTCAATGCCTCTATAGCCGATAATATACGCATCGGCAAACGCAACGCAACCGACGAAGAAGTGCACCACGCTGCCCGACTCGCGCAGTGCGACGACTTCATCAGCCGAATGCCGCAAGGCTACGATACCGTTATCGGCGAAAACGGAGAAACCCTTTCGGGTGGCGAACGGCAGCGCATTTCCATTGCCCGAGCCCTGCTGAAGAATGCCCCTATCATACTTCTCGACGAAGCTACCGCAAGCCTTGACGCCGAGAATGAAACGAAAATACAAGCGGGTATCTCCGAACTGGTGCGCAACAAAACCGTTATCATCATAGCACACCGTATGCGCACCGTCCGCAATGCTGACCACATCGTGGTGCTTAGTGGCGGAACGGTGAGCGAACAGGGCACTCCAGACGAACTGTTGGCTCGTAACGGCGAGTTCGCCCGCATGATTCGTCTGCAACAGGAAAAACAGTAA